The sequence TAGTACACGTTCTCGGCGGCCTGGCCGAGGAAGCCGGTGCCGTCCATGGCGGCGGCGCGGACCAGGGCCGGGGTGATCATCGGCACGAAGCCGGCGGCGGTGGCCTGGGCGATCGCCATGTTGACCAGGGCGAGCTCCAGCAGCGCGCCGACACCGGTCAGGTAGTAGGACCGGGCACCGGCGACCTTGGCGCCGCGCTCGGTGTCGATCGCGCCCAGCAGCTGGCCCAGCTCGACGTGGTCGCGGGGCTCGAAGCCCTCGGCGGCGAAGTCGCGCGGGGTGCCGATCTCCTCCAGCGTGACGAAGTCCTCCTCGCCGCCGACCGGGGCGGCCGGGTCGATGAGGTTCGCCAGCGAGCGGAGCAGGCGCTCGGCCTCGTTCTTGGCCTCGCTCTGTTCGGCGTCGGCGGCCTTGACCTCGGCGGCCAGCTCCTTGGTGCGCTGGAGCAGGGCGGCCTTCTCCTCCCCCTGGGCCTTGGCGACGAGCTTGCCGAGCGACCTCTGCTCGGCGCGGAGTTCGTCGAAGCGCGTGCCCGAGGACCGGCGGCGTTCGTCGGCGGAGAGGAGGGCGTCGACCAGGTCGACGTCCTCGCCACGGACGCGCTGCGAGGCGCGCACTCGGTCAGGGTCCTCACGGAGCAGGCGAAGGTCAATCACGCGCCCAAGCCTACCGGGCGGGGGCCCGTCCACCGGTACCGGTTTTCCCCTGGGGATAACTCCCCCCAGCCTGTGGATAACTCTTGTGGGAAACCGTCCGTGGCCCGGTTATCCACAGGCTCGGGGCCGGGGCTGTGGATCGTCGGTCGGTGCCGGTGGACTGCGGAACCAACCAGGGAATTCAGGTTTGAAACCTTATTTGACCTTCCCGAGTGAGGGAATTGAAGCACTCGGACGGGTGATTTGCCGACACCCGGGTGACTCTGGTCCGATTAGTCATCTCTGCGACGCAAACCGATGATCCGACCGATGTGTGCAGTGGCTATACCGGTTTGTCGACTCGTCCCCAAGCCTGTGGATAACTCGGACCTGTGGACAGTGGATGCCCCTGTGGACAAGCCGGGGGCCGGGGCGGCCGCCCTGTGGACGACCGCCCGGCGGTGCAGAAAACGGTTCGAAAAGGACATGTGGACGGCGAATGTCGCCCGGATGTCCTCGAATCCTCGCGCCGCTGTCAGACGTCCCCGCGCCCGTCGAGGCAACGGGAGAGCCAGTCCGCGGCCGCGCCGAAATCGGCGTCCGAGGTGCCGGGCCGCTGGTGCCCGGACACCTGCCGGTCGGCGCGCGGATAGGAGCCGAGGAACCGCACCTGCGGGCAGATCCGCTTGAGGCCCATCAGCGCCTCGCCGACCCGGCGGTCGCTGAGGTGGCCCTCGCAGTCGATCAGGAAGCAGTAGTTGCCGAGCCCCTCCCCGGTCGGGCGGGACTCGATCCGCATCAGGTTGACCCCGCGCACCGCGAACTCCTGGAGCAGCTCCAGCAGGGCGCCCGGGTGGTCGTCCGGCAGCCAGGCCACCATCGAGGTCTTGTCCGCCCCGGTCGGCGAGGACACCCGCCCCGGTCGGCCCACCAGGACGAACCGGGTGGTCGCGCTCTGCACGTCCACGATGTCCTTGACCAGCGGGTCCAGCCCGTAGATCGGGGCCGCGAACTCGCCCGCGAACGCGCCGTCGTACCGGCCCTCGGCGACCAGCCGGGCGCCGTCGGCGTTCGAGGCGGCCGACTCCCAGTGCGCGTCCGGGAGGTTGGCGGTGAGCCAGCGGCGGACCTGGGCCTGCGCCACCGGGTGGCTGGTGACGGTCTTGACGTCCGCCAGCCCGGTGCCCGGCCGCACCAGCAGCGCGAAGGTGATCGGGAGCAGCACCTCGCGGTAGATCATCAGCGGGACGCCGGAGGCGAGTTCGTCGTTGGTGGCCGTGACGGCGCCCTCGACCGAGTTCTCGATCGGCACGAACGCGCCCGAGGCCTCGCCGCCCCGCACCGCGTCCAGCACCAGCTGGACCGAGGACATCGGCACCAGCTCCCGGGTCGCCGCCTCCGGCAGGGTGCGCAGGGCCGCCTCGGTAAAGGTCCCGGCCGGCCCGAGGTACGTGTAGCGGGTGGCCGACATGACGCCTCCAAGGGGAACGGGACCGACGGGAGTTCGGCGGACCGCCGAAAGAAGCCACCTTAGCCACTCCCGGCGCCGCCCACGATCGCGTTCCGCTCCGTGGGAGGACCGCGGACGATCCGTGGACGGCGGACCGGACCACCCGTGGCAGGCGGACCGTCCGGCCCGCCGTGCACCGGCCGTCCGGGCGGGCCGGGTCCGGGCGGGCCGGGGCCGGGCCGGTCGGGTCCGGGCAGGTCAGTCGAACAGGGACTGCCCGACGTACCCGTCCGGCGACACCCCCGGCGGGACGGCGTACAGCCCGCTCGCCTCGTGCCGCAGGAAGCGGGACAGCCCGTCGCCCCGGGCCAGCTTGCGCTGCACCGGGGTGAACCCCTTGCGCGGGTCGGACTGGAAGGCCAGGAAGAGCAGCCCGGCGTCCGGCGACCCGTCGGCCAGCAGCCCGTCGTGGTACGAGAACCCGCGCCGCAGCATGGCCGCCCCGCCGTTGGCGGCCGGCGCCGCGACCCGGATGTGCGCGTCCGCGGGCACGGCCAGCGACCCGTCCGCCGCCTGCGCGGCGAGGTCCACCGGCGTGCGCTCGCCCGCGTCGGCGGCCGCCCCGAGCGGTGCGCCGTCCGACTTGCGCCGTCCGATCACCCGCTCCTGGCGCTCCACCGGCAGCGCCTCCCAGTTGTCCAGCAGCATCCGGATCCGCCGGAACACCAGGAACGAGCCGCCCGCCAGCCAGGCCGGCTGATCGCCCCCGGCGGCGACGAACACCTTGGCCGCGAAGCCGTCCTCGTCCGGCCGGGGGTTGTTTGTCCCGTCGACCTGGCCCATCAGATTGCGTCCGGTCATGGGGCTGCGGGTGGCACCGGGCGTCCGGGCGAAGCCGGACATCTGCCAGCGCAGTGCGGCGGTGCCGGCCGCCTGGCGCTGGAGCACCCGCAGCGCGTGCACCGCGACCAGCGCGTCGTCGGCGCCGATCTGCACGAACAGGTCGCCGTCGCCGCGGGCCGGGTCCAGCGCGTCGGCCGGGAAGGCGGGCAGCGGCTCCAGCCCGGCCGGGCGCCGGTCGGCCAGCCCGGTCCGGTCGAACAGCGAGGCACCGAAGCCGAAGGTGACGGTGAGCGAACAGGGACCGGCGTCCAGGGCGATCTGGTTCTCGAACTCGTCGGCCGGCTCGCCCGCCGCCATCCGGGCGGCGGTGCGCGACCAGCGCCGGAGCAGTGCCCGCACGCCGTCCCGGCCGACCCCGCCGGACAGGTCGAAGGCGGCCAGCTGGACCCGGGCCTGCTGGGGTTCGAGGATCCCGGCCTGGTGCTCGCCGTGGAATCCCACCGCGGCGAGCCCCAGACCGGGGCCCGTTCCGGTCGCCGGCGCTGCCGGGCTCCGGTCGCGCCGTTCCACGGCCAGGGCCGTCGCGACCCCGGCCCCGACCCCGACCACCAGGCCGGCCCCGGCGGTGCCCAGCAGGGTCCGCCGGGTCGGACCGGGGGCGCGGCCGGCGTCGGTGTCCCCGGCGGTGCTGTCGCTGTTGCTGTCGGGGCTGGTGCTGGTGCTGGTTTCCATGGGGACGGTCCGCCCTATCCGATCTTCAGCTGCTTGATCTCCGTGGTCTGGTCGATGTCGGAGGATCTGATCACCACCGACACCACCCAGTTCCCGGCGAGCGGCAGCTGAGCCGTCCCGGTCCAGCGTCCGGTGCCCTCGGCGGTGAGCGGGACGGTGAGCGGGCCGAGGTCGCGGTCCGGCAGGGTGAAGGCGAGCTCGACCTCGGGCACCTCGACCGGCGAGCCGTCCGCGCCGTCCAGCTTCAGGTGGACCTCGTTCGAGCCGGTGCCGGCCGGGTTGAGGGTGACGGTCGCGGTGCCCTTGGCGTTCGGCGTCCGGCCCTTGGTGTCGTACGGGAGCTTGAGCTCCACGGTCCGGCCGGGCACCGTCTGCGGGGCGGGCGCCCCGCCGGTCGTGCCGGCCGAGGTGCCGCCGGACGTCGTGGCGGCGCCGTTCGCCGCGGCGGCCGCGACCTCGCCCGCCACCCGTCCGGGCGGGGAGTTGGTGAGCAGGGTGGTGACCACCAGGACGGCCACCGCGACCACCGCCTCGACCAGTACCGAGCGGCGCAGCCCGGCCCGGGTCGGAGTGAGCCCCCGGTCCCGGTCGGCGGTCGCCCGGGCCGCCCGCTGACGGGCCAGCTGGGCCCGGCGGACCGGGTCCGCGCTGTCCGCGCCGTCCGCGCCCGCGCCCGCATCGGAGGCGGCGTCCGGGGCGGGGTCGGGGACGCGGGCCGTGGCGGACGCGGGGACCGCGACCGGCTCCGGCGCGACCTCGGCCGCCTCCTCCGGGGTGGCGCGCAGCCGGGCGAGCCAGGTGCGGGACATCCAGGCGACGCCGAGCATGGCGATCACACAGCCGGTCTTCACCAGCAGCAGCCGCCCGTAGTCGGTACCGGTCAGCGCGCCCCAGCTGCCGAGTCCGCGCCAGGACTGGTAGACGCCGGTGCCGGCCAGCACCAGGACGGCGCCGAACGCGATCTTCGAGAAGCGGTCCGCGACCTCCGCGCCGATCCCCTCGCGCAGCCCGACCAGCATCGCGGCCAGGCCGCCCAGCCAGAGCGCCATGGCCACCAGGTGGAGCATTCCGAGCGGCAGTGCCAGCCAGACCTGGATGCCCACCGAGGCGTGGTCCGCGCCGACCCAGGTCGCCGAGAGCGCGACGGCCAGCACCAGTCCGGCCACCCCGAGGCCGAGCCGGGCCTCGCGCTGCGGGCGTTCGGCGGCGCGCCGCTCCAGCTCGCGCAGCTCGGCCTCCTCCGGATCGCCGTCCGAGCCGGTGGTACCGGAGCCGGAGGCAGTGGAAGGGCCGTTCGTCACGGCCTTCGCCCGGCCGCCCTGCGGCAGCCCGAGCTGACCGACCAGCAGGGAGAGGAACACCCCGCTCGCCGCGAGCAGCAGCAGCCGGGCCGCCAGAGCGGTGCCGATCCGCTCGTCCAGCGTGGTCCGGATCAGCGACAGGTCGAAGGCCTTGCCGACCCCCGAACCCCGCTCGTACGGTCCGCGCAGCATCAGCACCGCGACGGTGGACACCAGCAGCGCCACCCAACCGGTCATCAGCAGTCGCTGCACCGGACGCCGGGACGCCCCGGCCGGCCAGCAGAGCAGCACGAAGCCGGCCGCGCCGACGAGCAGCGCGAACGCCGCGTAGGCGACCGTCCGGCCGGTGCCGTAGAGCGCGGCGACCAGGCCGTCGGCCTCGGCGTTCTGCAGGGCGGTGGTGGAGACGGTGGTGGCCGAGGGCGCGCCGATCGAGAAGGTGAAGGCGCCGCCGATCGGGTGCGAGTCCTCCGAGACGGCCCGCCAGGCGACCGTGTAGGTGCCGTTGGCGAGTCCGGGGCCCAGCCCGACCCGGGCGGTGTTGTCCTTGCCGTCGGCGTGCGCGGGGCTGCCCGAGTCGACTGCCCGGCCGGCCGGGTCGAGCACCCGCACCGAGTCCGAGGAGAGCGAGACGGCCTCGCTGAAGGTCAGTGTGACGGCCTGCGGCGCGGCGGGCAGAACGGAGTTCTGCGCCGGGTCGGTGGACTGCAGGGCGGCGTGCGCGGAGGCCGGTCCGGCGCCGCCGAGCAGCAGCGCGAGCACCGCGCCGAGCACACCGAGCAGCCCGGCGGTCCGCCGTGCCGACAGCCGTGCCGTCGCTGCCCGTGCCGTCCTCGTCCGTACTGCCGTCGTCCGTACCGTCGTCGCCGCCCCTGCCGTCGCCGGCCGTGCCTTCGGCGTCCGTCCCATCAGCATCCTGCGATCCCTTACTGCTGGCCGGGCCGGTAGGTGAGCTCCTTGACCGGCACCTTCACCGAGATGGTGCCGGTGCGGGTGAAGGTCAGGTCGAGTTCGAGTTCGTCACCCAGGACCGGGGCCTTCTGCCACCCCATGATCATCAGATGGGTGCCGCCCCGGGCGAGCTGCAGCGCGCCGTGCGCGGGGACGTCGAGCTTCTCGACCTGCTCCATCGTGCTCGCGGTGGAGCGGTGCATGGTGACCGAGGAGGCGCCGGGGCTGGAGACCTTCACCAGCTCGTCGCCCTCGCCGCCCTCGTTGCGCACCGTCAGGTAGCCGGCCGCCATGCCACCGGCCGGCGGCATCGGGATGTAGGGGTCGGCGACGCTGAGTCGGGCCGCTCCGCCGCCGGCCGCGGCACCTCCGCCGTTCTGGCCGCCGCTCCCGCAGGCGACCAGGAAGGCGCCGCCGCCCAGTGCCGTCGCCAGCACCGCCCCTGCCAGCGCCGTCCGGCGGAAGCCGAGGGCGCCCTTCATGCGGCGACCCCCTTGGCGAGCAGCGGCAGGTCGTGCTCGAAGGTCTTCACCTCGGTGCCGCTCAGGTAGAGCACGTGCGCCTTGTCGTCCGAGGGCAGGAAGGCCAGCACCTGGGCGCCGTGGGTGGAGGTGACGGTCCCGTCGGCGTTGGTCACCGGGTCCTCGATCAGGATGCCGAGCGCCTTGGCGGCCGCCTTCACCTTGCCCAGGTCCCCGGTCAGGCCTATGAAGTCGCTGCCCATCGAGTCCAGCCAGGCGCGCAGCACCTGCGGGGTGTCGCGCTGGGGGTCGGTGGAGACGAACACGACGTCGACCTTCTGCCGCTCCTCCGGGGTGAGCTTCTTCATCGCCACGCCGATGTCGCCCATGGTGGTCGGGCAGACGTCCGGGCAGCTGGTGTAGCCGAAGAACAGCAGCGTGGTCCGGCCGCCGGTCTTCTGCCGCAGGTCGTAGGGCTGGCCGGAGGTGTCGGTCAGCTGGAGGTCGGGCTTGTCGAAGTGCTTGCCGAGCACGGTGCCCTCGTAGGGCGAGTCGCTCTTCTGCTGGACGACCTTGGCGGGGCCGGCGGTGTCGGAGCCGGACGAGCCGCAGGCCGTCAGCGCGAGCGCGGCGGCGAGGGCGACGGCGGTGGCCCCGGCCAGGCGGGCGGTGCGGGGGGTACGGGCGGAGCGGAGCATGGGAGGGTCCGATCGTGTGCGGTGGATCACCGGCGGGGCCGCGCCCGGGACGCGGGCGCGGCCGCGACGGGTGCCGGGCGCGGCCCCGCCGGTGCTGGGATCAGGAGGCCGAGCCGCCGTTGCGGCGGCGCAGGCCGAGGACGCCGACGGCGGTGCCGATCACACCGACCACGATGCCGACCACGCCGAGCACGCGGGCGGTGGAGTCGCTCGCCTTGTCGTCCGAGGCGGCGTCGTTCTTGGCCGCGTCGCCGTGCCCGGTGCCGTGGCCGTCGGCGGCGGCCGACGGGGTGGCGGAGGCGGTCACGCCGTGGCCGTCGGCCGAGGTGGCCTTGGTCAGCTTCAGCACCGGGGCGGGCTTGGCCGGCTCGGGCTGGCCGTCCTTGGCCTCGTCGATCCAGCGGACGACGTCGCCGTTGTCGTAGGTCTGCAGGGCCTTGAAGACCATCGCGTCGGCGTCGGTCGGCAGCGGGCCGAGCGAGACCCGGAACTCCTGGAACTGGCCGGGGGCGATCTTCACGCCGGCGTCGGCGGTCCAGGTGATCTTGGAGACGGCCTCGTTGACGTCGTTGCCGTGGACCTTGATCGGCTTGTCCAGCTTGGCCTTCTCGACGGTGGAGGTCCAGCCCGGCAGCGGCTGGGTGCGGACCGAGGCGAGCGGGTGGTCCAGCGGGAGGTTGACCTCCAGCTTGACGGTGCCGGCGGCGTCGTTCTCGTTCGGGACCCGGAAGTCGACGGCGGTGTAGCCGCCCTGCTCGGCGCTGCCCGGGTTCACGGTGACGTGGGCGAAGGCGGGACCGGCGAGGGCCACCACCGAGGCGGCGGCGGCGAGGGCGACGGCGGCGGTACGACGGGCGGGAAGGGAACGCATGGGGTTCGTGTCTCCGTTCGGAGGCTCGGCAGGCCCGCTCCCGGGCACGGAGGGGTCCGTGCCTCGGCGGGGCCGCGCGGCGGGGGAAGAAGTGGGGGGAGGCCGCAGGACCGCACGGATCGGGCGGGGACGGCACGGCGCCGCGTACTCCCGACCGCCGCCGGACCGGTACCGGTGGGGGACACCGGGGACACGGGGGGCGGGTCAGTACGCGAGGAGCCCGAGGGGCGGCCCGCGCCGCACCACGCTGTGCCGCAGCACGGCACCGGCCGGCAGCGGGTCGTCCGCGCCGCGGCCACCGGACCGGCGGGCCGGTCCACCGGGCAGACCGAGCAGGCCGCGCAGCAGCACCGCGGCCAGCGCGCACGCCGTCCGCAGCGGCTCGGCCGCCCGGGTCCGCGCGGCCGAGGCGGTGATCCGCACCAGCCGCCAGAGCGCCGCCTCGCCGCGCCGCAGCCACCAGCCGGCCAGCAGCGCCGCGCCGAGGTGGGCCGCCAGCATCGTCGGCGTCATCCCGAGCACGCCGCCCTGCCA comes from Streptomyces sp. TLI_053 and encodes:
- a CDS encoding YcnI family protein produces the protein MRSLPARRTAAVALAAAASVVALAGPAFAHVTVNPGSAEQGGYTAVDFRVPNENDAAGTVKLEVNLPLDHPLASVRTQPLPGWTSTVEKAKLDKPIKVHGNDVNEAVSKITWTADAGVKIAPGQFQEFRVSLGPLPTDADAMVFKALQTYDNGDVVRWIDEAKDGQPEPAKPAPVLKLTKATSADGHGVTASATPSAAADGHGTGHGDAAKNDAASDDKASDSTARVLGVVGIVVGVIGTAVGVLGLRRRNGGSAS
- a CDS encoding SCO family protein yields the protein MLRSARTPRTARLAGATAVALAAALALTACGSSGSDTAGPAKVVQQKSDSPYEGTVLGKHFDKPDLQLTDTSGQPYDLRQKTGGRTTLLFFGYTSCPDVCPTTMGDIGVAMKKLTPEERQKVDVVFVSTDPQRDTPQVLRAWLDSMGSDFIGLTGDLGKVKAAAKALGILIEDPVTNADGTVTSTHGAQVLAFLPSDDKAHVLYLSGTEVKTFEHDLPLLAKGVAA
- the pheA gene encoding prephenate dehydratase yields the protein MSATRYTYLGPAGTFTEAALRTLPEAATRELVPMSSVQLVLDAVRGGEASGAFVPIENSVEGAVTATNDELASGVPLMIYREVLLPITFALLVRPGTGLADVKTVTSHPVAQAQVRRWLTANLPDAHWESAASNADGARLVAEGRYDGAFAGEFAAPIYGLDPLVKDIVDVQSATTRFVLVGRPGRVSSPTGADKTSMVAWLPDDHPGALLELLQEFAVRGVNLMRIESRPTGEGLGNYCFLIDCEGHLSDRRVGEALMGLKRICPQVRFLGSYPRADRQVSGHQRPGTSDADFGAAADWLSRCLDGRGDV
- the efeB gene encoding iron uptake transporter deferrochelatase/peroxidase subunit; protein product: METSTSTSPDSNSDSTAGDTDAGRAPGPTRRTLLGTAGAGLVVGVGAGVATALAVERRDRSPAAPATGTGPGLGLAAVGFHGEHQAGILEPQQARVQLAAFDLSGGVGRDGVRALLRRWSRTAARMAAGEPADEFENQIALDAGPCSLTVTFGFGASLFDRTGLADRRPAGLEPLPAFPADALDPARGDGDLFVQIGADDALVAVHALRVLQRQAAGTAALRWQMSGFARTPGATRSPMTGRNLMGQVDGTNNPRPDEDGFAAKVFVAAGGDQPAWLAGGSFLVFRRIRMLLDNWEALPVERQERVIGRRKSDGAPLGAAADAGERTPVDLAAQAADGSLAVPADAHIRVAAPAANGGAAMLRRGFSYHDGLLADGSPDAGLLFLAFQSDPRKGFTPVQRKLARGDGLSRFLRHEASGLYAVPPGVSPDGYVGQSLFD
- a CDS encoding copper chaperone PCu(A)C, with the translated sequence MKGALGFRRTALAGAVLATALGGGAFLVACGSGGQNGGGAAAGGGAARLSVADPYIPMPPAGGMAAGYLTVRNEGGEGDELVKVSSPGASSVTMHRSTASTMEQVEKLDVPAHGALQLARGGTHLMIMGWQKAPVLGDELELDLTFTRTGTISVKVPVKELTYRPGQQ
- a CDS encoding FixH family protein; amino-acid sequence: MLMGRTPKARPATAGAATTVRTTAVRTRTARAATARLSARRTAGLLGVLGAVLALLLGGAGPASAHAALQSTDPAQNSVLPAAPQAVTLTFSEAVSLSSDSVRVLDPAGRAVDSGSPAHADGKDNTARVGLGPGLANGTYTVAWRAVSEDSHPIGGAFTFSIGAPSATTVSTTALQNAEADGLVAALYGTGRTVAYAAFALLVGAAGFVLLCWPAGASRRPVQRLLMTGWVALLVSTVAVLMLRGPYERGSGVGKAFDLSLIRTTLDERIGTALAARLLLLAASGVFLSLLVGQLGLPQGGRAKAVTNGPSTASGSGTTGSDGDPEEAELRELERRAAERPQREARLGLGVAGLVLAVALSATWVGADHASVGIQVWLALPLGMLHLVAMALWLGGLAAMLVGLREGIGAEVADRFSKIAFGAVLVLAGTGVYQSWRGLGSWGALTGTDYGRLLLVKTGCVIAMLGVAWMSRTWLARLRATPEEAAEVAPEPVAVPASATARVPDPAPDAASDAGAGADGADSADPVRRAQLARQRAARATADRDRGLTPTRAGLRRSVLVEAVVAVAVLVVTTLLTNSPPGRVAGEVAAAAANGAATTSGGTSAGTTGGAPAPQTVPGRTVELKLPYDTKGRTPNAKGTATVTLNPAGTGSNEVHLKLDGADGSPVEVPEVELAFTLPDRDLGPLTVPLTAEGTGRWTGTAQLPLAGNWVVSVVIRSSDIDQTTEIKQLKIG
- the serS gene encoding serine--tRNA ligase → MIDLRLLREDPDRVRASQRVRGEDVDLVDALLSADERRRSSGTRFDELRAEQRSLGKLVAKAQGEEKAALLQRTKELAAEVKAADAEQSEAKNEAERLLRSLANLIDPAAPVGGEEDFVTLEEIGTPRDFAAEGFEPRDHVELGQLLGAIDTERGAKVAGARSYYLTGVGALLELALVNMAIAQATAAGFVPMITPALVRAAAMDGTGFLGQAAENVYYLEDDERYLVGTSEVPLAAYHMDEILDADKLPLRYAGYSSCFRREAGTYGKDTRGIIRVHQFEKVEMFVFTTPEDAENEHRRLLQWEKDFLNALELPYRVIDVASGDLGASAARKFDIEAWVPTQGKYREVTSTSNTTEYQARRLSIRMREDGKTRPLATLNGTLVAVPRTIVAILENHQQPDGSVVVPEALRPYLGGRTVLEPVK